The sequence TACCGAAAATCTGATGATGGCAGCGGTACTGGCCGAAGGTGAAACCATACTGGAAAATGCAGCCCGTGAACCGGAGATCGTTGATCTGGCCGATTGCCTGAACAGTATGGGAGCGAAAGTCACCGGTGCCGGAACCGATAATATCCGTATACAGGGAGTCAGCGCACTGAAAGGATGTGCGCATAGTGTACTGCCGGACAGGATTGAGACCGGTACCTTTTTGGTTGCCGCAGCGATGACCGGGGGTAAGGTACGTTGTGAAAAAGCCGCAGCCCATACGCTTGAGGCGGTAATTGCCAAATTGCGCGAGGCCGGTGCTGAAGTTACCACCGGACAGGACTGGATTGAACTGGATATGCAGGGCAGAACCCTGAGCAGTGTGAATATTAAGACCGCTCCTCATCCGGGCTTCCCTACGGATATGCAGGCCCAGTTCGTGGCGCTGAACTCTGTAGCACAGGGTACCGGTGTGGTGACGGAAACTATTTTTGAAAACCGCTTTATGCATGTTCCGGAACTGCAGCGAATGGGTGCCAGAATAGATCTGGAGGCTAACAGTGCCGTTTGCCGGGGCAATTCAGCCCTTACCGGGGCGCAAGTGATGGCGACAGATTTACGTGCTTCTGCCAGCCTTGTGATTGCTGGTCTGGTTGCTGAAGGAGAGACGCTGGTGGATCGTATCTACCACCTGGATCGCGGTTACGAAAAGATTGAAATCAAGCTTGGTGCCCTGGGTGCGAAGATCCGGCGGGTGAACTAGCCGCTAATGCCTCTTATATCAATCTGATTGGAATTAGCCATTACTGGCCAGTTCGGTAATGGTTACTTCGGTTTTCAGAACCTCTTCATCCCGCTGTAATTCGAAGGTGAGTTTGGAGCCTGGCTGCGTTTCGGCCACCAAATCCAGCGTTTTAAAGGCGCTCTCTATGGGTTTGCCGTCAATTTTCATGATCACATCTTGAGTCTTGATGCCGGCCTTTGCTGCGGGTCCATTAGGATCTACTCCGGTCACCAGGATGCCAGGCTGGTCAATATATTCGCTGCCACTGATGCCCAGATAGCCCCTGATAACACGGCCATGGGCGATAATGTCGTCCATCACCCGTTTCGCCAGGGCATAGGGAACCGAAAAGAAAATGCCAGCCACATCCTTGATGCGTCGGTTATGATCCAGAGTCTTAAAGTTGGCGTTATTGATCCCCACCAGGGTACCGTTGCTGTCTACCAGCGCGCCGCCTGAATTGCCTTCATTGAGTACCGCATCCATCTGGATAAAATCCGCATAGTTGGCGCTGCTCACATAGTTACTTAATCCAGCCCGACCGGTGGCACTGACGACGCCCTGAGTGATAGTCTGACCGAGGTTGTACGGATTACCTATAGCCAGTACTACGTCACCCACCCGCGTATTTGGGGTTTCGGTCTGAGGTATGACCGGCAGGTTATCCTGGGTAACTTTAAGCACAGCCAGATCCGTATGTGGATCCTGACCGACCAGTTGTGCATCCATTACCCTGCCGTCCTGGAGGATAACGTTAATGTACTCAGCATCTTTGATCACATGGTAGCAGGTAAGAATATGACCGCTGGCGGTCATAATTACCCCTGAACCAAGGCTGGTGCGTTCTACCGGTTGGCGGCGATATAGCAGCGGGCGGTTGTCATAGCCTGTGCTGTAAATATTCACTACGGCAGGAGCGGCATTCGCAATGGCGTCGCTGAAACTCATCGGCGCGGGTTGCGAGGCGTTACTGTCAAATATTTTCAGTGACAATCCTGAACCGTTACGCAGTTCCGGTACCGTCAGCAGCAGCACCACGGCAATGATCAGTCCCAGCAGGATGGATTTAAATAAGAATGCGCCCCAGTTTTTGTCAGTCACGGTCAATACAGAACTCTTTCAGAAATTGGCCAGAGAATAGCATTGTCATAACGGTTTTGATAGGCAGATTGGAATAAGCGGGCCCTGTTGGCCCGCCTTTTGAGAGGAAAGTTTTAGCGAATGACCAGGTAAAGGGAGCTGCTGCCCCGTTTTACGTTCAGGGCAATAACCCCTTCATTGTCCTCAAGGTAACTGCGCAATTCGCTGACGCTGGTGATACGCTGACGGTTGACCCCAACAATCACATCGCCATCCTGAAGCCCCAGTCTGGCTGCAGGGGAGCGGGGCTGAATTTCTGAGACCTTAACACCGCTGATGCCATCTTTGGTTTCACCGTCAGACAAGGTTGAACCTTCAAGGAAGGGATGAACCTGGCTGGCTGTCACATTTTGTTGAGTGTAATCCCCCAGCACTACGGTGACGTCCCGCGATTTACCGTTGCGGATAAGGGTGAGCTCCACTTCTGTACCGGCACCAAGAGTACCTATTTTGGCCCGAAGTTCTGTGAAACTGCGGATCGATTTGCCATTAATGGCAGTAATGATATCCCCTGGCTCTATACCACCTTGTTGTGCCGCTGAGTCTTTATTCACTTCTCTGACAAAGGCACCCTGATTGATATTCAGATCCATGGCCTTGGCCAGATCTGAATCCAGATCCTGCCCAAGAATTCCCAGCAGGCCGCGGCGAACTTCGCCGAACTCAATCAACTGGCTGGTGAGGCTTTTCATCATGTTCACCGGAATGGCAAAGCCAATGCCGACATTGCCGCCGTTCGGACCGAAGATAGCCGTATTGATACCAATGAGTTCACCACGCAGATTGACCAGCGCGCCTCCTGAGTTACCCCGGTTAATGGCCGCATCGGTCTGAATAAAATCTTCATAACCGCCACCACCCATGATATTAAGATCGCTGCGCCCCAGTGCGCTGATGATCCCCGAGGTGACCGTCTGAGTCAGGCCAAAAGGATTACCGATGGCCACCGCAAAGTCACCGACTCTGAGTTTATCGCTGTCAGCCAGTTTAACGGCTGTTAGGTTGTCAGCCTTCACCTGTAACAGGGCGATATCACTTTGTTCATCTGAGCCTATCTTTTTGGCTTCAAGTTCACGGCCATCGATAAGCATAATCACAATTTCATCGGCTTTATCAACGACATGATTGTTTGTAACCACATAACCATTCTCTGCGTCGATGATGACGCCTGAGCCAAGCCCGCGGAACGGACGTTCCTGCACTTGTTCGTCGGGCATATTGGGACCAAAGAAAAAGCGGAACATCTCAGGTACGCGCTGACGGGAGACCTGGGTACCGGCGACAGATATGCTCACCACGGCAGGTTTAACCTCTTCCAGCATGGGTGCCAGAGAGGGAATTTCATCCTTGTCGGAATTAAAAAAAGGCAATGCCGCATGGGCAGTTGAAAAGGCTGCAAAGACAGCCATTGTGCTTGCAAAGATGACACTGATAAAGGTTTTGTTCATTGTTGCTATTACTCCAAAGCGAATCAAATAAACTGTCTAACAGACTCAATTGAAGGAACTAAAGTTCAATGAAAACAGTGGTGAATTATCCTGTTATTTATGCTCTTCGGCGGCTTTCCCTGTACTAACACTATCGCCGGACTTACCACTGAATAATCCGGAACTGGCACTGGGATAGTCTCTGGGCTGGTAGTCTGGCGCCTGATTCTGTTGTTTGCGCGGTTTACCCTGATTACGCAAATAAGCCGAAGCCTGATCACCAAAATAGCTGAGCTGAGCTGACTCTTTGTCTTCATCATCGGTCTGTGCGAGTAGCGCTTCATAGTGATCCAGCTGTTGTTTTAACTGTTCACTTTGCTGCTCCATGGCCTCGAGTACCTGACGGCATTCATTGACATGTATGTGGCCCTGTTCAGACAACATACTTTTGATTTCTTTCTCGAGGTGCAGGCCCGATGAGCTGCCCGATTGGCGCTGGGTAACAAAGCGGCCGACGAAAAAGCCGACGATGGTACCGCACAGCAATAGTAATATTCCGATAATCCAATCCATAACCACTCCTGAAATCGCATTAATGCATTAATCTATCATACCTGAACTCACGGAAACCTGGTGGCAACTTTGCTGGTTTCAGCCTTATTGCTGGCAAAAAAACACTTGTGAAGCACAGATGTAGTATGATTCCCCATCCGGCAGTTGACGCATAGACGATCAATGCTGAATCCGGGATAATCCGTTTGGTATAATACCCGCTGAGCAAACTATGCGGCCAATTTATTTTTATTCAAGATGTGGACTATGCATGAGATGACGCCATGGCAAAAGTATCAGCAGGATTTGGCCAGCGACGACTTTGTGCACGACAAATCCCAGGAAAACGCAGTAGCGCATTTGCAGACTCTGTATGATGAGTTGCTGCAAATGCAGCCAGACATGAGTCTGAAAAGTCGTCTGAAAGCGTTACTGAAAAAGCAGCCGCAAAAGACGGTAAAAGGATTGTATTTCTGGGGCGGCGTAGGGCGGGGTAAAACCTATCTGGTGGATACCTTCTACGAATGCCTGCCGTTTGAGCGCAAGATGCGTATTCACTTTCACCGTTTTATGCACAGGGTGCATCAGGAACTGAAATCCTTAAGCGGTGAATCCGATCCGCTGAAAATTGTTGCCCGACGTCTGGCCAGAGAGGCGAGAATACTCTGTTTTGATGAGTTCTTTGTATCCGATATCACCGATGCCATGATCCTGGGAACACTGATGCAGGAGATGTTTGGCCAGGGAGTGGTGTTGGTGGCCACCTCCAATATTCCCCCGGATGAGCTGTATAAAAACGGGTTGCAACGGGCCCGTTTTTTACCGGCCATCGAGCTGATTAAACAACATACCCAAGTCGTCAATGTGGACAGTGGTACTGACTATCGTTTGCGCACGCTGGAGCAGGCCGAGATCTACCATTATCCGCTGGATGAGGACGCCAACAGGAATCTGTATCGCTATTTCGCTCAACTGGCACCGGAAGAAGGTTGTGAAAATCAGCCTATTGATATCGAAGGACGTCAGATTCAGAGCCTGCGTGAGGCCGATGGCGTGGTGATGTTTGATTTTAAGGCCTTGTGTGATGGTCCCAGAAGCCAGTCTGACTATATGGAAATTAGCCGTTGTTATCATTCTGTGCTGGTGGCAAATGTAGCGCAGATGGGTCAGCATAATGATGACATAGCCAGGCGTTTTATTGCCATGGTGGATGAATTCTACGAACGTAACGTCAAGCTGATTATCTCGGCGGACGTCGCAATGGATAAACTCTACAGCCAGGGGCGGCTGAACTTTGAGTTTAACCGTTGTTTAAGCCGTCTAAAGGAAATGCAGTCTCACGATTATCTTGCGCTGGAACATTTGCCTTAGATCTATCGCTATATCCGGTACGTATCAACAGGTTAACGCCACTCATTATACATCTGGTGGTTCGCCAGAATTAGTGGCAAAATCATTGAAATTCAATGCTTTTTTATCAGTGTCTTGCTGCAAAACGACTATAGGTAACATGGATGAACAGTACTTTACCTCACAATCAGGGAACGCTCAGAAAGCCAGTCCGGATGGCGTTATGGCAGGTTCTGATCGGTTGTATTTTCGCAAGCCCCGGCTTTGCCAGTGAGCCTTTGACCCTGAATGTGGGCGTATATTCTAACCCGCCCAAGATTTTTGCCGATGATCAGGGCCGCGTCAGTGGCATTCTCGGCGATCTGTTGTCGGAGGTGGCTGCACGTGAAGGTTGGCAACTGAAAGCGGTGC comes from Lacimicrobium alkaliphilum and encodes:
- the murA gene encoding UDP-N-acetylglucosamine 1-carboxyvinyltransferase, whose protein sequence is MEKLLIQGNGPLLGSVQISGAKNAALPLLMASLLTDEPCTFTNVPALRDVKTSLDLLQRLGAGVKSTGDKVIIDAGHISNLVAPYELVKTMRASILVLGPLLAKHGEAQVSLPGGCAIGARPVNLHLAGLERMGAEIDVDAGYITARVNGRLQGARIFMDMVSVGATENLMMAAVLAEGETILENAAREPEIVDLADCLNSMGAKVTGAGTDNIRIQGVSALKGCAHSVLPDRIETGTFLVAAAMTGGKVRCEKAAAHTLEAVIAKLREAGAEVTTGQDWIELDMQGRTLSSVNIKTAPHPGFPTDMQAQFVALNSVAQGTGVVTETIFENRFMHVPELQRMGARIDLEANSAVCRGNSALTGAQVMATDLRASASLVIAGLVAEGETLVDRIYHLDRGYEKIEIKLGALGAKIRRVN
- a CDS encoding trypsin-like peptidase domain-containing protein; the protein is MTDKNWGAFLFKSILLGLIIAVVLLLTVPELRNGSGLSLKIFDSNASQPAPMSFSDAIANAAPAVVNIYSTGYDNRPLLYRRQPVERTSLGSGVIMTASGHILTCYHVIKDAEYINVILQDGRVMDAQLVGQDPHTDLAVLKVTQDNLPVIPQTETPNTRVGDVVLAIGNPYNLGQTITQGVVSATGRAGLSNYVSSANYADFIQMDAVLNEGNSGGALVDSNGTLVGINNANFKTLDHNRRIKDVAGIFFSVPYALAKRVMDDIIAHGRVIRGYLGISGSEYIDQPGILVTGVDPNGPAAKAGIKTQDVIMKIDGKPIESAFKTLDLVAETQPGSKLTFELQRDEEVLKTEVTITELASNG
- a CDS encoding DegQ family serine endoprotease; translated protein: MNKTFISVIFASTMAVFAAFSTAHAALPFFNSDKDEIPSLAPMLEEVKPAVVSISVAGTQVSRQRVPEMFRFFFGPNMPDEQVQERPFRGLGSGVIIDAENGYVVTNNHVVDKADEIVIMLIDGRELEAKKIGSDEQSDIALLQVKADNLTAVKLADSDKLRVGDFAVAIGNPFGLTQTVTSGIISALGRSDLNIMGGGGYEDFIQTDAAINRGNSGGALVNLRGELIGINTAIFGPNGGNVGIGFAIPVNMMKSLTSQLIEFGEVRRGLLGILGQDLDSDLAKAMDLNINQGAFVREVNKDSAAQQGGIEPGDIITAINGKSIRSFTELRAKIGTLGAGTEVELTLIRNGKSRDVTVVLGDYTQQNVTASQVHPFLEGSTLSDGETKDGISGVKVSEIQPRSPAARLGLQDGDVIVGVNRQRITSVSELRSYLEDNEGVIALNVKRGSSSLYLVIR
- a CDS encoding ZapG family protein; its protein translation is MDWIIGILLLLCGTIVGFFVGRFVTQRQSGSSSGLHLEKEIKSMLSEQGHIHVNECRQVLEAMEQQSEQLKQQLDHYEALLAQTDDEDKESAQLSYFGDQASAYLRNQGKPRKQQNQAPDYQPRDYPSASSGLFSGKSGDSVSTGKAAEEHK
- the zapE gene encoding cell division protein ZapE; the protein is MTPWQKYQQDLASDDFVHDKSQENAVAHLQTLYDELLQMQPDMSLKSRLKALLKKQPQKTVKGLYFWGGVGRGKTYLVDTFYECLPFERKMRIHFHRFMHRVHQELKSLSGESDPLKIVARRLAREARILCFDEFFVSDITDAMILGTLMQEMFGQGVVLVATSNIPPDELYKNGLQRARFLPAIELIKQHTQVVNVDSGTDYRLRTLEQAEIYHYPLDEDANRNLYRYFAQLAPEEGCENQPIDIEGRQIQSLREADGVVMFDFKALCDGPRSQSDYMEISRCYHSVLVANVAQMGQHNDDIARRFIAMVDEFYERNVKLIISADVAMDKLYSQGRLNFEFNRCLSRLKEMQSHDYLALEHLP